In the Chryseobacterium sp. MYb264 genome, one interval contains:
- a CDS encoding RagB/SusD family nutrient uptake outer membrane protein translates to MKKKYIIISALVLTGLFNQSCSNDFIEVSPTEQVNVDDLSLYDNNEGATSFVNSIYAKFLDWDMSSFAWIGVTSITSDDADKGSTAGDTGSDKDILDALAFTPSTPSFESLFSSNYQGINRCNQALKYLPQLNNADTSLRARLTGEAKFLRAFMYFTLVRSFGGVPLVDHVPVLGNEEDVEMQLTRKSKEEIYAFIEKDLLDAAEALPNKSEYGTADVGRATKGAAHALLAKVYLYQKKYQLAIDQCNLVTGYSLTPTFLDIYKVSGENNAESIFEIQGSGNEKGKGIKQYTQVQGARGTGGWGWGFNTPTQSLYDAYTSEGDTERRDATIIKKGMTLYDGRVVANDADNNYYNYKAYSSAYTSQDNTDTNIRYLRYAEVLLIKAEALNELGQTSTAIPLLNEVRDRAKIANTTATTQSALRTAIWKERRLELAFEHDRWFDLVRTGQAESAMAANGKTFVVGKHEVFPLPQTFITEAKGRSAQNPNY, encoded by the coding sequence ATGAAAAAGAAATATATAATAATATCAGCTCTTGTTCTTACAGGACTATTTAACCAAAGCTGTAGCAATGATTTTATAGAAGTATCACCGACTGAACAGGTTAATGTTGATGATTTATCTTTATATGATAATAATGAAGGGGCAACAAGTTTTGTGAATTCTATCTATGCTAAATTTTTAGATTGGGATATGAGTAGTTTTGCTTGGATTGGTGTTACGTCAATTACTTCTGATGATGCAGATAAAGGCAGTACAGCCGGAGACACTGGTTCAGATAAAGATATTTTAGATGCTCTTGCGTTTACTCCATCTACACCTTCTTTTGAAAGCTTATTTTCCTCAAACTATCAAGGTATTAATAGATGTAATCAAGCTCTGAAATATCTGCCTCAACTTAATAATGCAGATACTAGTTTGAGAGCCAGACTTACAGGGGAGGCTAAGTTTCTGCGTGCATTCATGTATTTTACTTTGGTTAGATCATTTGGAGGAGTACCTTTAGTAGATCATGTTCCTGTGTTAGGAAACGAAGAAGATGTTGAGATGCAGCTAACAAGAAAAAGCAAAGAAGAAATATATGCTTTTATAGAAAAAGACCTTCTTGATGCTGCAGAAGCTTTACCGAATAAATCAGAATATGGTACTGCAGATGTTGGTCGTGCAACAAAAGGCGCTGCTCATGCATTACTTGCAAAAGTTTATCTTTATCAGAAAAAATATCAATTAGCTATTGATCAATGTAATTTGGTTACAGGCTATTCTCTTACACCAACTTTTCTAGATATATATAAAGTGTCTGGTGAAAATAATGCAGAGTCAATTTTTGAAATTCAGGGCTCTGGAAATGAAAAAGGTAAAGGAATCAAACAATATACTCAAGTTCAAGGTGCCAGAGGTACCGGAGGCTGGGGCTGGGGTTTCAATACTCCAACTCAAAGTTTATATGATGCATATACTTCTGAAGGTGATACAGAAAGAAGAGATGCTACCATCATTAAAAAAGGGATGACCTTGTATGATGGAAGAGTCGTAGCAAATGATGCAGACAATAATTATTATAATTACAAGGCATATTCGTCTGCGTATACTTCACAAGATAATACAGATACCAATATTCGTTATCTTAGATATGCAGAAGTATTACTGATAAAAGCCGAAGCTTTAAATGAGTTAGGTCAAACTTCAACAGCAATTCCATTATTGAATGAAGTAAGAGATAGAGCGAAGATTGCCAATACAACGGCTACTACTCAATCAGCTTTAAGAACTGCAATTTGGAAAGAAAGAAGATTAGAATTAGCATTTGAACATGACAGATGGTTTGATTTGGTAAGAACAGGACAGGCCGAATCTGCTATGGCTGCTAATGGTAAAACATTTGTTGTTGGAAAGCATGAAGTTTTTCCTTTGCCTCAGACATTTATTACTGAAGCTAAAGGTCGTTCAGCTCAGAACCCGAACTACTAA
- a CDS encoding SusC/RagA family TonB-linked outer membrane protein: protein MKQSDLKYSSLIAVLYFGMNVNAQTTPKDTVPKEQKIEEVVMIGYGSRKKVDNTTAVSSISADEVTKTKVLNASQAIQGKAAGVQVTASDMPGSTPTVMIRGLGTVTGGRTPLYVVDGMFMDNINNINSNDILSYDILKDAAALAIYGNRAANGVIIIATKSGRGKLKVEYDGLVGVRNPLKTVKMANAQEFINYNNTANSYLEEPKVPFATNQPYNTDWFKEITRTGIYNQHNIAISGSSESAKYFLSLSNYDEQSILKGTDYNRTTIRTNNEFKISKKITLSQNLSIAFTNNSPKPLSAFTNAYKQSPLVPVRYASGQYGVPIIDSNGNISYSGSRFNNVGNPVSQLDFFNEKSKNMLLQGGLKLDVEIMKGLKFTSQFSGEYSNFKSYNFSDDLGIWLAADPTRVVAKFDGNARNTLTNTKEDYHNWVLSNVLNYNRTFGNHNIDAIIGTESSVKSGIDRTEVKRKDLGTVSDYWNLNNTNYINNILSLNSIYFNKNTTTSYFARAQYKLMNRYLLSATVRRDGSSQFAEGNKWGTFPSFGAGWIVSEESFLKDGFFDLLKLRGGWGRLGNQNVPLSYLPLSSGTDYNYAYGGNAVSNGITVNKGLDPNLGWEITEESSLGLDFGVLNNRLTGSFDVYNRETKNLILMVRNYLSSGQNIEFPSHVGSVTNKGIEASLNWADKVGENFTYSIGANYSYNKNELTRVNDSNISQISGGDLANGEWTKLFNNTTVGHALGSFYLWETDGYDANGNLKYKDLNGNGITGKADAGDRKYFDSYIPKSTLGINISMAYKSFDFNLSGYGAFGFNVYNGKKAQRISGENVEASVANDFWTSTNTNASNPTPYTTLPIASTFFLEKGDYFRINNISVGYTFKDIMDHVKSIRLYVSAINPFIFTKYTGYNPELSGFNSSSPQDEGNPYKLAGVELDSYPALRSFVFGLNINF, encoded by the coding sequence ATGAAACAAAGTGATTTAAAGTATTCATCACTCATTGCTGTTTTGTACTTTGGTATGAACGTCAATGCACAAACTACGCCAAAAGATACGGTTCCAAAAGAACAGAAGATCGAAGAGGTAGTAATGATTGGATATGGTAGCCGTAAGAAGGTAGATAATACTACTGCTGTTAGCTCTATTAGCGCTGATGAGGTTACTAAAACAAAAGTTCTTAATGCATCACAGGCTATTCAAGGTAAGGCTGCAGGGGTACAGGTTACGGCATCTGATATGCCGGGATCTACGCCTACTGTTATGATCAGAGGTCTTGGTACGGTTACTGGAGGTAGAACACCATTATATGTAGTTGATGGAATGTTTATGGATAATATTAATAATATTAATTCCAATGATATACTTTCTTATGATATTCTGAAAGATGCCGCTGCACTTGCAATTTATGGTAACAGAGCTGCAAATGGAGTTATTATTATTGCAACAAAATCAGGAAGAGGAAAATTAAAGGTTGAGTATGATGGTTTGGTAGGGGTGAGAAATCCTTTAAAGACTGTGAAAATGGCAAATGCTCAGGAGTTTATTAATTATAATAACACTGCTAATAGTTACCTAGAAGAACCTAAAGTTCCTTTTGCAACAAATCAACCATATAATACGGATTGGTTTAAAGAAATCACAAGAACAGGAATTTATAATCAACATAATATTGCAATTTCCGGTTCATCAGAAAGTGCGAAGTATTTTTTAAGTTTAAGTAATTATGATGAACAATCTATTCTAAAAGGAACGGATTATAATAGAACCACTATTAGAACTAATAATGAGTTCAAAATCTCTAAGAAAATCACTTTGTCTCAAAACTTGAGCATTGCATTTACTAATAATTCACCTAAACCATTAAGTGCATTTACGAATGCGTATAAGCAGTCACCATTAGTACCGGTACGTTATGCATCAGGGCAGTATGGTGTTCCAATCATTGATTCAAATGGTAATATTTCATACTCTGGATCTAGATTTAATAACGTAGGGAATCCTGTAAGCCAGTTAGATTTCTTTAACGAGAAAAGCAAGAATATGCTTCTACAGGGGGGGCTTAAACTAGACGTTGAGATCATGAAAGGATTGAAATTTACCTCACAGTTCTCTGGTGAATATTCAAACTTTAAATCCTATAATTTTTCTGATGATTTAGGAATCTGGTTAGCTGCAGATCCTACAAGAGTTGTAGCAAAGTTTGATGGAAATGCAAGAAACACATTAACTAATACTAAAGAAGATTATCATAATTGGGTGCTTTCAAATGTTTTAAATTATAATAGAACATTTGGAAATCACAACATTGATGCAATCATTGGTACAGAGTCGTCCGTTAAAAGTGGTATTGATAGAACTGAAGTAAAGAGAAAAGATTTAGGGACTGTTTCTGATTATTGGAATCTAAATAATACGAATTATATTAATAATATATTATCCCTAAATTCAATATATTTTAATAAAAATACTACAACATCCTATTTTGCAAGAGCACAATATAAATTAATGAATCGTTATTTATTAAGTGCTACAGTTAGGCGTGATGGGTCCTCTCAATTTGCTGAAGGTAACAAATGGGGAACATTTCCTTCATTTGGTGCAGGATGGATTGTCTCTGAAGAATCTTTCTTAAAAGATGGTTTCTTTGATTTATTGAAATTAAGAGGAGGTTGGGGTAGATTAGGAAACCAAAATGTTCCATTAAGTTACTTGCCGCTTTCTTCTGGTACAGATTATAATTATGCGTATGGTGGTAATGCTGTAAGTAATGGTATAACCGTTAACAAAGGGCTTGATCCTAATTTAGGATGGGAAATTACAGAAGAATCTTCTTTAGGTTTAGATTTTGGAGTTCTTAATAACCGTTTAACAGGTAGTTTTGATGTGTACAACAGAGAAACTAAAAACTTGATCTTAATGGTGAGAAACTATTTGTCTTCTGGGCAGAATATAGAATTTCCTTCTCATGTAGGTTCTGTAACAAATAAAGGTATTGAAGCTTCATTAAATTGGGCAGATAAAGTAGGAGAAAACTTTACATACTCTATTGGAGCTAATTATTCTTATAATAAAAATGAATTAACAAGAGTAAATGATTCTAACATATCACAAATATCAGGAGGTGATTTAGCAAATGGAGAATGGACAAAATTATTCAATAATACAACTGTTGGACATGCTCTAGGTAGTTTCTATTTATGGGAAACTGATGGGTATGATGCCAATGGAAATTTAAAATACAAAGATCTTAATGGTAACGGCATAACAGGTAAGGCAGATGCAGGAGACCGAAAGTATTTTGATTCCTATATTCCAAAATCAACTTTGGGTATAAATATTTCAATGGCCTATAAAAGTTTTGATTTCAATCTTAGTGGTTATGGTGCTTTTGGTTTCAATGTATATAATGGTAAAAAAGCACAACGAATCTCAGGAGAAAATGTTGAAGCTTCTGTAGCGAATGATTTTTGGACATCTACCAATACTAATGCTAGTAATCCAACACCATATACAACTCTTCCAATTGCTTCAACATTCTTTTTAGAAAAAGGAGATTATTTTAGAATTAATAATATTTCTGTAGGGTATACATTTAAAGATATTATGGATCATGTGAAGTCCATTAGGCTATATGTAAGCGCTATTAACCCGTTTATTTTCACTAAATATACTGGATATAATCCTGAACTTAGCGGATTTAACTCTTCAAGTCCACAGGATGAAGGAAATCCATATAAACTTGCAGGTGTAGAGTTAGATTCTTATCCGGCACTTAGAAGTTTCGTATTTGGTTTAAACATTAATTTTTAA
- a CDS encoding DUF4197 family protein, whose product MKKYIIAAALVIGTGAVITTSVHSCTTLATTDLGLSIIKKFLLNGIDKGANVYSNREAFLQNNMVDKALPKQLREINSLLEKVAPSLVQKERAYIADAAVYTVNISKPILVNAVNSLNAQDVTRIINGEKGTATLILKEKTSQQLITAITPKVEEQLNQYGIVKSINTALAGSNFLGSLLGGNTTTVNSGGLSQLASEQLVNGIFNIIEDYEVQNSKSLLGPLGK is encoded by the coding sequence ATGAAAAAGTATATTATTGCCGCTGCTTTAGTTATTGGAACGGGTGCAGTTATTACAACAAGCGTTCATTCATGCACTACGTTGGCTACTACCGATCTGGGTCTTTCCATTATTAAAAAGTTTTTGCTGAACGGAATTGATAAAGGCGCAAATGTTTACAGTAATAGAGAAGCCTTCTTACAAAACAATATGGTAGATAAGGCGCTTCCCAAGCAGTTGAGAGAAATTAATTCACTATTGGAAAAAGTAGCTCCCTCACTGGTACAGAAAGAGAGAGCCTATATTGCAGACGCAGCCGTTTACACGGTCAATATTTCAAAACCTATTTTGGTAAATGCGGTCAACAGCCTGAATGCGCAGGACGTGACTAGAATTATCAATGGTGAAAAAGGAACTGCGACACTCATCCTGAAAGAGAAGACATCTCAGCAGCTTATAACCGCTATCACTCCTAAAGTGGAAGAACAGCTGAACCAATATGGAATTGTAAAAAGTATTAATACCGCTTTAGCAGGCAGTAATTTTCTAGGAAGTCTTTTAGGAGGAAATACAACAACAGTAAATTCAGGTGGATTAAGCCAATTAGCATCTGAACAATTAGTAAACGGGATATTCAATATCATCGAGGATTACGAAGTTCAGAACTCTAAATCACTTTTAGGACCACTTGGAAAATAG
- a CDS encoding DUF493 family protein: MDILQGNQHASPEDFYQSLKDKLEGHHDFPEDYLFKFIIPTDQSKLTEIYKVFDGIKFTLGNRESKNGKYTACNINAFVLDADQVVRIYKEVAKIEGVILL; the protein is encoded by the coding sequence ATGGATATATTACAAGGAAACCAGCACGCTAGTCCTGAAGATTTTTATCAGTCTTTGAAGGACAAACTGGAAGGTCATCACGATTTTCCAGAAGACTATTTATTTAAATTCATCATTCCGACAGACCAGTCAAAGCTTACGGAAATCTATAAGGTTTTTGACGGTATTAAATTCACGCTGGGAAACCGCGAAAGTAAAAACGGAAAATATACTGCCTGCAATATCAACGCATTTGTTTTAGATGCAGATCAGGTGGTACGTATTTATAAAGAAGTTGCTAAAATAGAAGGAGTCATTCTATTATAA
- a CDS encoding ArsC/Spx/MgsR family protein: MHIKVLHHSNCSKSNAVLEYLKENKVAFEVINMVEEPLSVLEIKTVLKKLNKNVSEIIRDNEKLYKEQWADKEYSEEEWLTILSENPSLVQRPILIKGNEAIIGRPIEKVIDFIEN, from the coding sequence ATGCACATTAAAGTTTTACATCATTCAAATTGCTCTAAATCCAATGCGGTGTTGGAATATTTGAAAGAAAATAAAGTTGCTTTTGAAGTTATTAATATGGTGGAAGAGCCTTTGAGTGTTTTAGAGATAAAAACGGTCTTGAAGAAATTAAACAAAAATGTTTCTGAAATCATTCGGGATAATGAAAAACTTTATAAAGAACAGTGGGCAGATAAAGAATATTCTGAAGAAGAATGGCTAACTATTTTATCTGAAAATCCATCTTTGGTACAAAGACCGATTTTAATTAAAGGAAATGAAGCGATCATCGGGAGACCTATCGAAAAAGTGATAGATTTTATTGAGAATTAA
- a CDS encoding deoxynucleoside kinase has product MHIAVTGNIGAGKTTLTTMLSKHYGWDAQFEDVDHNPYLEDFYADMSKWSFALQVYFLGSRFRQVKEIRESGKNIIQDRTIYEDAHIFAENLNDMKLLSDRDFNNYSSVFDLMKSFVSAPDLLIYLKSDVPNLVKKIYKRGREYEASISIEYLSKLNQKYEKWISNYTEGKLLIIEVDDLDFVEKPEDFGFILDKIEAELNGLF; this is encoded by the coding sequence ATGCATATTGCGGTTACAGGAAATATTGGGGCAGGAAAAACGACGTTAACAACAATGCTTTCTAAACATTACGGATGGGATGCACAGTTTGAAGATGTAGATCACAACCCCTATCTGGAAGATTTTTATGCGGACATGAGCAAATGGAGTTTTGCTTTGCAGGTATACTTTCTGGGAAGCAGATTCCGTCAGGTAAAAGAGATCAGAGAGAGTGGGAAGAATATTATTCAGGATCGTACAATTTATGAAGATGCTCACATTTTTGCTGAGAATTTAAATGATATGAAACTACTTTCAGACAGGGATTTTAATAATTATTCTTCTGTTTTTGATTTGATGAAATCTTTCGTTTCTGCACCGGATCTTTTAATTTATCTAAAGTCTGACGTTCCGAATCTGGTTAAAAAAATCTACAAAAGAGGAAGGGAATATGAAGCATCAATCAGCATCGAGTATCTTTCTAAGCTAAATCAGAAATATGAAAAATGGATCTCAAATTATACAGAAGGAAAACTTTTGATCATTGAAGTAGATGATTTGGATTTCGTAGAAAAACCTGAAGATTTTGGATTTATTTTAGATAAAATTGAAGCGGAATTAAACGGCTTGTTTTAA
- a CDS encoding glutaminyl-peptide cyclotransferase: protein MKRNIVLGLAAFFLLASCNNKEKMMDTLADYNNSKQDQGYHFGDKITLPKEVTDDAETITISFGDKETSNLTVDPKFFSLGDNNVSFIIKTKSGETLNQDATINVFAKNPEENIAYQIIAEYPHDPNNFVEGFQMDGNYIYESDGLSGNSQLIKYTLGSTTPTITEKQPADIFSEGCAIVGDKIYQLTYQNRKGFVYDKATLKKISEFTLPNDLAEGWGLTYDGKNLIATDGSKNLFFLDVNDPSKVVKTLAVAGNTEAFEKINELEYHNGFIYSNVWHRPIILKINPANGEVVGKFDFTKLTAENDGGDSEHVLNGIAFKGDNMLITGKNWAKIFEVSFK, encoded by the coding sequence ATGAAAAGAAATATTGTACTGGGATTGGCCGCGTTTTTTTTGTTGGCATCTTGTAATAATAAAGAAAAAATGATGGATACGCTGGCGGATTATAATAATTCAAAGCAGGATCAAGGCTATCATTTTGGAGATAAAATTACACTTCCAAAGGAGGTTACAGATGATGCAGAAACCATTACCATCAGTTTTGGAGACAAAGAAACTTCCAATTTAACGGTTGATCCGAAGTTTTTTTCTTTGGGAGATAATAATGTTTCTTTTATCATTAAAACTAAAAGTGGCGAGACTTTAAATCAGGATGCCACCATTAATGTTTTTGCTAAAAATCCTGAAGAGAATATTGCTTATCAAATCATTGCTGAATATCCTCACGACCCGAATAATTTTGTTGAAGGCTTTCAGATGGACGGAAATTATATCTACGAAAGTGATGGCTTATCGGGAAATTCTCAATTAATTAAATATACTTTAGGTTCTACAACACCAACAATTACAGAAAAACAGCCCGCTGATATTTTTTCTGAAGGTTGTGCAATTGTGGGCGATAAAATCTATCAGTTGACCTATCAAAATAGAAAAGGTTTCGTTTATGATAAAGCTACACTGAAAAAAATCTCAGAATTTACCTTGCCTAATGATCTTGCGGAAGGCTGGGGATTAACGTATGATGGCAAAAACCTTATTGCAACAGACGGTTCTAAAAATCTGTTTTTTCTTGATGTGAACGACCCTTCAAAAGTGGTAAAAACCCTTGCCGTTGCTGGAAATACCGAAGCGTTTGAAAAAATCAACGAACTGGAATATCACAACGGTTTTATTTATTCTAATGTATGGCACAGGCCGATTATTCTGAAAATTAATCCGGCTAACGGAGAAGTAGTAGGTAAATTCGACTTTACAAAACTGACGGCCGAAAATGATGGCGGAGACAGCGAACATGTTTTAAACGGAATTGCCTTTAAAGGTGATAATATGCTGATAACAGGGAAGAACTGGGCGAAAATTTTTGAAGTTTCATTCAAATAA
- a CDS encoding glutaminyl-peptide cyclotransferase yields MKKNIIAGFAAVLMLASCNNDKKILDTLADFNNSKESTGYHFGDKLDLPKDITDKAETITISFGDKETTSLTIDPKFYTLGDNAVTFNIKTKGGETLTQDATINVFAKNPEKNIAYQIIAEYPHDVKNFVQGFQVEGNTIYESDGQNGSSQILKYTLGTTTPLVATKQAPEDFSEGSTIVGDKVYQLTWQSKKGYVYDKASLKLLSEFPYPNVLGEGWGLTYDGKYLIASDGSKLLYFLDPKDPSKMVKYIAVAGNTEAYDQLNELEFHNGFIYANVWQKPIVLKINPANGEVVGKFDFTDIAKQNTKGSDDVLNGIAFKGENMLVTGKNWPKIYEVQIK; encoded by the coding sequence ATGAAAAAAAATATAATAGCAGGTTTTGCGGCGGTTTTGATGTTGGCTTCATGTAATAATGACAAAAAAATTCTTGATACATTAGCAGATTTCAATAATTCTAAAGAAAGTACAGGATATCATTTTGGAGACAAGCTTGATCTTCCGAAAGACATCACAGATAAAGCGGAAACCATTACCATCAGCTTCGGAGATAAAGAAACAACAAGTCTTACTATCGATCCGAAATTTTATACGTTAGGAGATAATGCCGTAACTTTTAATATTAAAACTAAAGGTGGAGAAACTTTAACTCAGGATGCAACAATTAACGTTTTTGCAAAAAACCCGGAGAAAAATATCGCCTATCAAATCATTGCTGAATATCCTCACGATGTAAAAAACTTCGTTCAGGGATTTCAGGTAGAGGGAAATACGATTTATGAAAGTGACGGACAAAACGGTTCTTCACAAATTTTAAAATATACTTTAGGAACTACAACGCCTTTAGTTGCAACAAAACAAGCTCCTGAGGATTTTTCTGAAGGAAGTACAATTGTTGGTGATAAAGTGTATCAGTTGACATGGCAGAGCAAAAAAGGCTATGTTTATGATAAAGCTTCTTTGAAATTGTTATCTGAATTTCCTTATCCGAACGTTCTTGGTGAAGGTTGGGGTTTAACCTATGACGGGAAATATCTTATTGCTTCAGACGGAAGTAAATTGTTGTATTTCCTAGATCCGAAAGATCCTTCAAAAATGGTGAAATACATTGCTGTTGCAGGAAATACGGAAGCATACGATCAGCTGAATGAGCTTGAATTTCACAACGGATTTATCTATGCTAATGTTTGGCAGAAACCGATTGTCTTAAAAATTAATCCTGCAAACGGTGAAGTGGTTGGGAAATTTGACTTTACAGATATTGCGAAGCAGAATACAAAAGGAAGCGATGATGTCTTAAACGGAATTGCTTTTAAAGGTGAAAATATGTTGGTGACGGGTAAAAACTGGCCAAAAATATATGAAGTTCAGATTAAATAA
- a CDS encoding SRPBCC family protein, translating into MSIPIIVQYKIKAPIDKVWNAITDKNEMKSWYFNIPDFELEVGKIFNFYEPGDEKKYHHQCEILQIIPNKKLKYSWAFPELSKGTTSVTWELNKQVDETVITLIHDEIDQLKELGENFSRESFAEGWDGIIGRSLKPHLEQ; encoded by the coding sequence ATGAGCATCCCGATCATTGTTCAATATAAAATAAAAGCACCCATCGATAAAGTATGGAACGCGATCACAGATAAAAATGAAATGAAATCATGGTATTTTAATATTCCCGATTTTGAATTGGAAGTTGGGAAAATATTCAATTTTTATGAACCGGGCGATGAGAAAAAATATCATCATCAATGTGAAATTTTACAGATTATTCCGAATAAAAAACTGAAATATTCATGGGCTTTCCCTGAACTTTCAAAAGGAACAACGAGTGTAACCTGGGAACTGAACAAACAAGTTGACGAAACGGTAATTACATTAATTCATGATGAAATTGATCAGTTAAAAGAATTAGGCGAAAATTTTTCAAGAGAATCTTTTGCTGAAGGCTGGGACGGAATTATCGGAAGAAGTCTGAAACCGCATTTGGAACAATAG
- a CDS encoding Na+/H+ antiporter, with protein sequence MIHTYVIISIAVLLSVMILVMIGQKLKVAYPIFLVIAGLLISLVPGMPHIEIEPDLVFLIFLPPILFEAAWFTSWQDFHKWRKQIFSMAFGLVFLTSIVVAYLSSSIIPGLTVAMGFLLGGVNSPPDAVAATSVLKHMKIPKKITSILEGESLINDASSLIVFKFALAAVISGQFIFGEAVKDFFTMAVGGIAVGAGAGLLFGSLLKIIPSNSNIDTIITLIVPYIMYVGAEHFHFSGVLAVVAGGLLMSYNSHCYLSHTSRIQSGNVWSVLIFLMNTIIFILIGLELPVVVAAMKDYTISEGIFYSIVIGGAIIGTRILYSYALMYFPRLCSKELRLKVPKPDWREPFIISFAAMRGVVSLAAALSIPAFLPNGEAFPHRNIILFVTFVIILITLVGQGLLLTPILKFLKINDAGSELPEEKQEVILMRKLKETALHKLENDFSDLAQTNSLVQHQKHKLENEMMMMVDKAQCMASTGDYVTAMSENKDVMRQIIQAQRNELHRMKREKIFDDHVMRTIEMQLDFDEAKITGFAHS encoded by the coding sequence ATGATTCACACATACGTCATTATATCAATCGCGGTATTGTTGTCTGTGATGATATTGGTAATGATCGGGCAAAAACTGAAAGTTGCTTATCCTATTTTCCTCGTTATTGCAGGATTATTGATAAGTCTTGTCCCGGGAATGCCACATATAGAAATAGAGCCCGATTTGGTTTTCCTTATTTTTCTTCCTCCAATTTTGTTTGAAGCGGCATGGTTTACCTCGTGGCAAGACTTTCACAAATGGAGAAAGCAGATTTTTTCAATGGCTTTCGGATTGGTATTTTTAACCTCCATTGTCGTTGCTTATTTGTCGTCATCCATTATTCCGGGGCTTACCGTGGCGATGGGATTTTTATTGGGAGGCGTAAATTCTCCGCCGGATGCGGTGGCCGCAACTTCGGTTTTGAAGCACATGAAAATTCCGAAGAAAATTACAAGTATTCTGGAAGGCGAAAGTTTAATCAACGATGCATCGAGTTTAATTGTCTTTAAATTTGCCTTAGCAGCCGTTATTTCCGGTCAGTTCATTTTTGGAGAAGCTGTAAAAGATTTTTTCACCATGGCTGTTGGCGGAATTGCTGTAGGAGCGGGCGCAGGATTACTTTTTGGTTCTTTGCTTAAAATTATTCCGTCAAATTCTAATATCGATACTATTATTACATTAATTGTTCCTTACATCATGTATGTCGGAGCCGAACATTTTCATTTTTCTGGAGTGTTGGCGGTGGTTGCAGGAGGTTTGTTGATGTCTTATAATTCACATTGTTATTTAAGTCATACTTCGAGAATTCAGTCCGGAAATGTTTGGAGTGTTTTAATTTTCCTGATGAATACTATTATTTTCATCTTAATTGGCTTAGAATTACCCGTTGTGGTAGCTGCTATGAAAGATTACACAATTTCAGAAGGAATTTTCTACAGCATTGTAATTGGTGGAGCCATTATTGGAACCAGAATTTTATACAGTTATGCGCTGATGTATTTTCCACGATTGTGTTCAAAAGAATTAAGATTAAAAGTTCCGAAACCGGATTGGCGAGAGCCTTTTATCATTAGTTTTGCGGCGATGAGGGGTGTTGTTTCTTTGGCAGCGGCATTGTCGATTCCGGCATTTTTACCTAATGGCGAAGCATTTCCTCACCGAAACATTATCTTATTTGTAACATTTGTGATTATTTTAATTACATTGGTAGGACAAGGTTTATTATTGACACCGATTTTGAAATTTTTAAAAATAAATGATGCCGGAAGTGAGTTGCCTGAAGAAAAACAGGAAGTTATTTTAATGAGAAAATTAAAAGAAACGGCTTTACATAAACTGGAAAATGATTTTTCAGATCTTGCACAAACCAACAGTCTTGTTCAGCATCAAAAACATAAGCTGGAAAACGAAATGATGATGATGGTAGATAAGGCGCAATGTATGGCTTCCACAGGCGATTATGTAACGGCAATGAGTGAAAATAAAGATGTGATGAGACAGATTATTCAGGCGCAGAGAAATGAACTTCATCGTATGAAACGTGAAAAGATTTTTGATGATCATGTGATGAGAACCATTGAAATGCAACTGGATTTTGATGAAGCTAAAATTACAGGATTTGCACATAGTTAA